One segment of Chelmon rostratus isolate fCheRos1 chromosome 17, fCheRos1.pri, whole genome shotgun sequence DNA contains the following:
- the csf2rb gene encoding cytokine receptor common subunit beta isoform X1: MMPLFCIALWSALPPLALFSGPDRCSIHASSSSQNKSPLLKSLQCYNDYASYVHCEWSEHGNTTLQLWFKTQNNREQCLPYGPAAQDTSEHRTVQCRYKTSALSIGIRHTVFFLKEKTETLCSSVPRKPLALSQRLRARPPVGLSTHDAGDGGRRLSWSSPYPSSSSLNRNITYQLRYRTDRQDNWTTESVTNTSLTLEKRLLLPGHRYEAKVRARTSVGQWSHWSPVATWQTEQDAGQFPSLHCVLDGEKEVMCSWEVSREQAHFITHQLACRRNQTAPSERCCVNPTVTSDLSGTVLRYSCSLTVTDPAHLLLELLPTRNAKVFEANQHIRPDPPQQVKVWEKGSSWIVEWTEPNKDPILTYYYQLCYYRIQDKKCSIRNISEGSTSLNILVASLAPSQRYQVKVRSLIVPGEDSIYGGIPSEWTDPVDWTSSEATWSLTTLIYFSVSVCVAAVFLMLYCTIPACQRRVILWVESVPSPGKSKILSELKSATSRNLMQSENTSMCKVQHSDSVSTCSSDVSLWPTKDSEKKCLEQDEGCWRCDNQHPLAVEVSSSDTSSLSFSGPYILCQTSESNFNPVDVKCGVRETDTPSDDSAPPSPVNFTFYGEGYVRLPNRNESRSTQDLVSHGDGSTNTHRHDSAEQDQRRADATTWPDDTDVRPGLGEPTASHQPSPYTSGPFSPWPQGGTIQASGYCHLPTAHVQAEK; encoded by the exons ATGATGCCTCTCTTCTGTATCGCGCTTTGGTCAGCGCTCCCTCCTCTAGCTCTTTTCTCGGGTCCAGACCGTTGCAGCATCCATGCAAGCAGCAGCTCACAGAACA AGTCTCCACTGCTGAAATCTTTACAGTGCTACAATGACTATGCATCCTATGTCCACTGCGAGTGGAGCGAGCACGGGAACACaacgctgcagctctggttcaagacacaaaacaacag GGAGCAGTGTTTGCCTTACGGCCCTGCAGCACAAGACACAAGTGAGCACAGGACGGTCCAGTGCAGGTATAAAACTAGTGCTCTTTCCATCGGCATCAGACACACTGTCTTCTTCCtcaaagagaagacagaaaccCTCTGCTCATCTGTCCCACGCAAGCCTCTGGCTCTGTCTCAGCGCT TGAGAGCGCGGCCACCAGTCGGTCTGTCCACGCACGATGCAGGTGACGGAGGCCGACGGCTCAGCTGGTCCAGCCCctacccctcctcctcctccctgaaCAGGAACATCACATATCAGCTCCGCTACAGGACGGACAGGCAGGACAACTGGACG actgagagTGTCACAAACACCAGTCTGACACTCGAGAAGCGGCTGTTGCTTCCAGGTCACAGGTATGAAGCCAAGGTGAGGGCCCGGACCAGCGTGGGCCAGTGGAGCCACTGGAGTCCTGTGGCGACGTGGCAGACTGAGCAGG ACGCCGGGCAGTTTCCCAGCTTGCATTGTGTGCTGGACGGGGAGAAGGAGGTGATGTGCAGCTGGGAGGTCAGCAGAGAGCAGGCTCACTTCATTACCCACCAGCTGGCCTGTCGACGCAACCAGACTGCACC GTCTGAGAGATGCTGCGTGAACCCGACAGTCACTTCTGACCTCAGCGGGACGGTGCTGAGGTACAGCTGCTCACTGACTGTCACCGACCCTGcacatctgctgctggagctcctaCCAACACGCAATGCCAAGGTTTTTGAGGCCAACCAACACA TTCGTCCCGACCCCCCACAGCAGGTAAAGGTGTGGGAGAAAGGCAGCAGCTGGATCGTGGAATGGACTGAACCGAACAAAGACCCCATACTCACATACTATTATCAGCTCTGCTATTACAGGATACAGGATAAG AAATGTTCTATCAGGAACATTTCAGAGGGGTCCACGTCCCTGAACATCCTGGTGGCTTCTCTGGCCCCGTCCCAGCGCTACCAGGTGAAGGTCAGGTCCCTGATCGTCCCCGGAGAGGATTCCATCTACGGGGGGATCCCCTCTGAATGGACTGATCCTGTGGACTGGACCTCAAGTGAGG CCACCTGGTCCCTCACCACCCTGATCTATTTCTCCGTCAGCGTGTGTGTGGCCGCAGTCTTCCTCATGCTCTACTGCACCATTCCAGCTTGTCAAAG GAGGGTAATTCTGTGGGTGGAGTCAGTTCCTTCTCCAGGCAAAAGCAAAATCCTGTCTGAGCTCAAG TCTGCCACCAGCCGGAACCTCATGCAGAGCGAGAACACGTCCATGTGCAAGGTGCAGCACTCGGACAGCGTGTCCACATG CTCCTCGGATGTTTCGCTGTGGCCAACcaaagacagtgaaaaaaagtgtttggaGCAGGACGAGGGCTGCTGGAGGTGTGATAACCAGCACCCACTTGCTGTGGAGGTTAGCAGCTCTGACACGTCCTCCTTGAGCTTCAGCGGGCCGTACATCCTCTGTCAG ACATCAGAGTCAAACTTCAATCCAGTGGATGTCAAGTgtggagtgagagagacagacacccCGTCAGATGACTCTGCGCCTCCTTCCCCTGTAAACTTCACCTTTTACGGGGAAGGTTACGTGCGTCTACCCAACCGAAACGAGTCCAGGTCCACACAGGATCTTGTATCTCACGGCGATGGcagcacgaacacacacaggcacgaCAGCGCTGAGCAGGACCAGCGCCGCGCAGATGCCACGACGTGGCCAGATGACACGGACGTTCGGCCAGGCCTCGGCGAGCCCACCGCCAGCCACCAGCCTTCACCTTACACCTCAGGACCTTTCAGTCCCTGGCCTCAAGGGGGCACCATACAGGCCTCAGGGTACTGCCACCTTCCCACAGCCCACGTGCAGGCAGAAAAATAA
- the csf2rb gene encoding cytokine receptor common subunit beta isoform X2: MMPLFCIALWSALPPLALFSGPDRCSIHASSSSQNKSPLLKSLQCYNDYASYVHCEWSEHGNTTLQLWFKTQNNREQCLPYGPAAQDTSEHRTVQCRYKTSALSIGIRHTVFFLKEKTETLCSSVPRKPLALSQRLRARPPVGLSTHDAGDGGRRLSWSSPYPSSSSLNRNITYQLRYRTDRQDNWTTESVTNTSLTLEKRLLLPGHRYEAKVRARTSVGQWSHWSPVATWQTEQDAGQFPSLHCVLDGEKEVMCSWEVSREQAHFITHQLACRRNQTAPSERCCVNPTVTSDLSGTVLRYSCSLTVTDPAHLLLELLPTRNAKVFEANQHIRPDPPQQVKVWEKGSSWIVEWTEPNKDPILTYYYQLCYYRIQDKKCSIRNISEGSTSLNILVASLAPSQRYQVKVRSLIVPGEDSIYGGIPSEWTDPVDWTSTTWSLTTLIYFSVSVCVAAVFLMLYCTIPACQRRVILWVESVPSPGKSKILSELKSATSRNLMQSENTSMCKVQHSDSVSTCSSDVSLWPTKDSEKKCLEQDEGCWRCDNQHPLAVEVSSSDTSSLSFSGPYILCQTSESNFNPVDVKCGVRETDTPSDDSAPPSPVNFTFYGEGYVRLPNRNESRSTQDLVSHGDGSTNTHRHDSAEQDQRRADATTWPDDTDVRPGLGEPTASHQPSPYTSGPFSPWPQGGTIQASGYCHLPTAHVQAEK, from the exons ATGATGCCTCTCTTCTGTATCGCGCTTTGGTCAGCGCTCCCTCCTCTAGCTCTTTTCTCGGGTCCAGACCGTTGCAGCATCCATGCAAGCAGCAGCTCACAGAACA AGTCTCCACTGCTGAAATCTTTACAGTGCTACAATGACTATGCATCCTATGTCCACTGCGAGTGGAGCGAGCACGGGAACACaacgctgcagctctggttcaagacacaaaacaacag GGAGCAGTGTTTGCCTTACGGCCCTGCAGCACAAGACACAAGTGAGCACAGGACGGTCCAGTGCAGGTATAAAACTAGTGCTCTTTCCATCGGCATCAGACACACTGTCTTCTTCCtcaaagagaagacagaaaccCTCTGCTCATCTGTCCCACGCAAGCCTCTGGCTCTGTCTCAGCGCT TGAGAGCGCGGCCACCAGTCGGTCTGTCCACGCACGATGCAGGTGACGGAGGCCGACGGCTCAGCTGGTCCAGCCCctacccctcctcctcctccctgaaCAGGAACATCACATATCAGCTCCGCTACAGGACGGACAGGCAGGACAACTGGACG actgagagTGTCACAAACACCAGTCTGACACTCGAGAAGCGGCTGTTGCTTCCAGGTCACAGGTATGAAGCCAAGGTGAGGGCCCGGACCAGCGTGGGCCAGTGGAGCCACTGGAGTCCTGTGGCGACGTGGCAGACTGAGCAGG ACGCCGGGCAGTTTCCCAGCTTGCATTGTGTGCTGGACGGGGAGAAGGAGGTGATGTGCAGCTGGGAGGTCAGCAGAGAGCAGGCTCACTTCATTACCCACCAGCTGGCCTGTCGACGCAACCAGACTGCACC GTCTGAGAGATGCTGCGTGAACCCGACAGTCACTTCTGACCTCAGCGGGACGGTGCTGAGGTACAGCTGCTCACTGACTGTCACCGACCCTGcacatctgctgctggagctcctaCCAACACGCAATGCCAAGGTTTTTGAGGCCAACCAACACA TTCGTCCCGACCCCCCACAGCAGGTAAAGGTGTGGGAGAAAGGCAGCAGCTGGATCGTGGAATGGACTGAACCGAACAAAGACCCCATACTCACATACTATTATCAGCTCTGCTATTACAGGATACAGGATAAG AAATGTTCTATCAGGAACATTTCAGAGGGGTCCACGTCCCTGAACATCCTGGTGGCTTCTCTGGCCCCGTCCCAGCGCTACCAGGTGAAGGTCAGGTCCCTGATCGTCCCCGGAGAGGATTCCATCTACGGGGGGATCCCCTCTGAATGGACTGATCCTGTGGACTGGACCTCAA CCACCTGGTCCCTCACCACCCTGATCTATTTCTCCGTCAGCGTGTGTGTGGCCGCAGTCTTCCTCATGCTCTACTGCACCATTCCAGCTTGTCAAAG GAGGGTAATTCTGTGGGTGGAGTCAGTTCCTTCTCCAGGCAAAAGCAAAATCCTGTCTGAGCTCAAG TCTGCCACCAGCCGGAACCTCATGCAGAGCGAGAACACGTCCATGTGCAAGGTGCAGCACTCGGACAGCGTGTCCACATG CTCCTCGGATGTTTCGCTGTGGCCAACcaaagacagtgaaaaaaagtgtttggaGCAGGACGAGGGCTGCTGGAGGTGTGATAACCAGCACCCACTTGCTGTGGAGGTTAGCAGCTCTGACACGTCCTCCTTGAGCTTCAGCGGGCCGTACATCCTCTGTCAG ACATCAGAGTCAAACTTCAATCCAGTGGATGTCAAGTgtggagtgagagagacagacacccCGTCAGATGACTCTGCGCCTCCTTCCCCTGTAAACTTCACCTTTTACGGGGAAGGTTACGTGCGTCTACCCAACCGAAACGAGTCCAGGTCCACACAGGATCTTGTATCTCACGGCGATGGcagcacgaacacacacaggcacgaCAGCGCTGAGCAGGACCAGCGCCGCGCAGATGCCACGACGTGGCCAGATGACACGGACGTTCGGCCAGGCCTCGGCGAGCCCACCGCCAGCCACCAGCCTTCACCTTACACCTCAGGACCTTTCAGTCCCTGGCCTCAAGGGGGCACCATACAGGCCTCAGGGTACTGCCACCTTCCCACAGCCCACGTGCAGGCAGAAAAATAA